From Desulfovibrio sp., a single genomic window includes:
- a CDS encoding BMP family ABC transporter substrate-binding protein: MRRRLLIVLFSLAVFAALPGLAQAAKLKVAFALLGTINDQGWNHAHYLGIEELKKQLGDKIEVSYTENVQAADAERVFRQYAQDGYDIIFGTTFEHMDPMLQVAKDFPKTTFEHCSGYKTAPNMGNYMGRIEQGEYLVGYMAGLMGYNNVGTVATNPIPEPIRGINGFTHGLIRGLKESGTTFNPDSVNTVVWLKSWRDPIGETTMSEALVQRGCTLIRQMADTPDASLAACAKNVPAIGYGADASEFGAKCVLVSTIWNWGQFYVKLVQAKLDGTLKPEELYWGFEKDALKLSAFNEKVPAAVRQKVLAELELMKKGEDNSFLGPMVDQAGKVMIPEGKRASVQELYTMRWLLKGVNGKLPE; this comes from the coding sequence ATGCGCAGGCGCCTGCTCATCGTTCTCTTCAGTCTGGCGGTTTTTGCCGCCCTGCCCGGCCTGGCCCAGGCGGCCAAGCTCAAGGTGGCTTTCGCCCTTTTGGGCACCATAAACGACCAGGGATGGAACCACGCCCATTACCTGGGCATCGAAGAGCTGAAAAAGCAGCTGGGTGACAAGATCGAGGTGAGCTACACCGAGAACGTCCAGGCAGCGGACGCCGAGCGGGTCTTCCGCCAGTACGCCCAGGATGGCTACGACATCATCTTCGGCACAACTTTCGAACACATGGACCCCATGCTCCAGGTTGCCAAGGATTTCCCGAAGACCACCTTCGAACACTGCTCCGGCTACAAGACCGCCCCCAACATGGGCAACTACATGGGGCGCATCGAGCAGGGCGAATACCTGGTGGGCTACATGGCCGGGCTCATGGGATACAACAATGTTGGCACCGTGGCCACCAACCCTATCCCGGAGCCCATCCGCGGCATAAACGGCTTCACCCATGGCCTCATCCGCGGCCTCAAGGAATCGGGCACCACATTCAACCCGGACAGCGTGAACACCGTGGTCTGGCTCAAGAGCTGGCGCGACCCCATTGGCGAAACCACCATGAGTGAAGCGTTGGTTCAGCGCGGCTGCACCTTGATTCGCCAGATGGCCGACACACCGGACGCTTCCCTGGCCGCGTGCGCCAAGAACGTCCCCGCCATCGGCTATGGAGCAGACGCCTCAGAATTTGGCGCAAAATGCGTCCTGGTTTCCACCATCTGGAACTGGGGTCAGTTCTACGTGAAGCTCGTGCAAGCCAAACTCGACGGCACATTGAAGCCCGAAGAGCTCTACTGGGGGTTCGAAAAGGACGCTCTCAAACTCTCTGCTTTCAACGAGAAGGTTCCGGCCGCAGTGCGCCAGAAGGTGCTGGCCGAGCTTGAACTCATGAAAAAGGGCGAGGACAACTCCTTCCTTGGCCCCATGGTGGACCAGGCTGGCAAGGTTATGATCCCCGAAGGAAAACGCGCCAGCGTGCAGGAACTCTATACCATGCGCTGGCTCTTGAAAGGCGTTAACGGCAAGCTGCCTGAATAG
- a CDS encoding adenine phosphoribosyltransferase: MPYERPVRESGEKHSLAVEGLGYDVLIPWVWLPSDGGELRIASLDLVGQTRLNQDLGRLLALRLKPLLTGKKRVAMLTAVEKGLQLAQVTAQELGLDEIAVAHNRVKPHMEPSRRPAVQVGADSITSGDKFLALYERSLSIVAEATDGVILFDDVVSTGSTMVAMQALVEQAARFAHLASPPPVLAMACAAIEGEPVLEPLVYLAKLPTPIFRAL; the protein is encoded by the coding sequence ATGCCCTACGAACGTCCTGTCCGCGAATCCGGTGAGAAACACTCCCTTGCAGTCGAAGGGCTGGGCTATGACGTCCTTATCCCCTGGGTCTGGCTGCCAAGCGATGGGGGAGAACTTCGCATCGCCTCCCTGGACCTGGTGGGGCAGACCAGGCTGAACCAGGACCTGGGCCGTCTTCTGGCCTTACGCCTTAAGCCCCTTCTCACAGGGAAAAAGCGCGTGGCCATGCTCACCGCCGTGGAAAAAGGGCTGCAGCTGGCCCAGGTGACCGCCCAGGAACTGGGCCTTGACGAGATCGCCGTGGCCCACAACCGGGTGAAGCCGCACATGGAGCCAAGCCGCAGGCCAGCCGTCCAGGTCGGGGCGGATTCCATCACCAGCGGAGACAAGTTCCTGGCCCTGTACGAGCGTTCGCTCTCCATCGTGGCCGAAGCCACGGACGGCGTCATTCTTTTTGACGACGTGGTCTCCACCGGTTCGACAATGGTGGCCATGCAGGCCCTGGTGGAACAGGCAGCCCGGTTCGCACATCTTGCGTCGCCGCCGCCGGTGCTGGCCATGGCCTGCGCTGCCATAGAAGGCGAGCCTGTGCTTGAGCCCCTGGTGTACCTGGCCAAACTGCCAACTCCGATTTTCAGGGCGTTATAA
- a CDS encoding C40 family peptidase — protein sequence MAIEKSTPVSASVFTPRILTQKSQGQSFEATLASTLGEAPPLATLPAKIEKHSRPKPAVNEVRGVVVRPEETSQACQPSGFTPEEEAVLKIWAKSVNSPARTPKPAKVPSLDILPSEAAAQAAADPDTVIKAAEAQVGKRYAAGGETPRQGFDCSGLTSYAYSQSGLDIPRNSREQFQQGTPVPREELKKGDLVFFGKKGVNHVGIYVADGNFVHATSSRGVVKMSSLDEPIWNKLYAGARRVF from the coding sequence ATGGCAATAGAGAAGTCCACTCCTGTATCAGCGTCCGTATTTACGCCCCGGATTCTGACCCAAAAGTCCCAGGGCCAGAGCTTCGAGGCGACGCTGGCATCCACCTTGGGCGAAGCCCCGCCATTGGCCACTCTGCCAGCTAAAATCGAAAAACACTCGCGCCCGAAGCCAGCCGTCAACGAGGTCCGGGGCGTGGTCGTGCGCCCGGAGGAAACCTCGCAGGCATGCCAGCCCAGTGGCTTCACCCCTGAGGAAGAGGCCGTTCTCAAGATATGGGCCAAGAGCGTCAACTCCCCGGCACGCACGCCCAAGCCCGCCAAGGTCCCGTCGCTGGACATCCTCCCCTCGGAAGCTGCGGCGCAAGCGGCTGCCGATCCGGACACCGTGATAAAAGCCGCCGAAGCCCAGGTCGGCAAACGCTACGCAGCTGGCGGAGAAACCCCGCGCCAGGGCTTCGACTGTTCAGGCCTCACCAGCTACGCTTATTCCCAAAGTGGCCTGGACATCCCCAGAAATTCCAGGGAACAGTTTCAACAAGGCACCCCCGTGCCGCGTGAGGAGCTGAAAAAAGGCGACCTGGTCTTTTTCGGAAAAAAGGGAGTGAATCACGTGGGTATCTACGTGGCTGACGGGAATTTCGTCCATGCGACATCCTCCAGAGGGGTGGTGAAGATGAGCTCCCTGGATGAACCGATCTGGAACAAACTTTACGCCGGAGCCAGGCGAGTTTTTTAG
- a CDS encoding PAS domain S-box protein: MADKRRHPAKEIADLRGQVADLSRRERHCQLLRRMLDDLREEYLSLAQSAPDAIIASDATGRVVFWNVAAQNLFGYEPGEIMGKSVILLMPERYRERHEEGFAKALEAGKALKPSAPLECEAVRKDGVEFPIEITHSSWRRGADIFFAAFIRDITERKRYEKLREDVERIVRHDLKSPLLGIVGFAKLLMEDSALPEKEQEWARLIYESGMQMNHLLTNSQAMLRIHEGSYRVTPKPVDLVKLLEDLGKRFEPAMREKGVSFTCEIGPAKKGDQACNLLGEEAFLDDMLSNLIKNAVEASPEGERVDVNVRHEGGYVIIDIHNKGVIPPQVREKFFQAYVTSGKEGGTGLGAHSAFLIAKAHNGEISFTTGEPDGTHIVVRLPEGGTRT, translated from the coding sequence ATGGCTGACAAGCGAAGACATCCAGCGAAAGAAATCGCCGACCTCCGCGGTCAGGTGGCCGACCTTTCCCGGCGCGAGCGTCATTGCCAGCTGCTTCGGCGCATGCTGGACGATCTGCGCGAGGAGTATCTGTCCCTGGCTCAGTCCGCGCCGGACGCGATTATCGCTTCGGACGCCACAGGGCGAGTGGTGTTCTGGAACGTAGCCGCCCAAAACCTGTTTGGCTACGAACCCGGCGAAATCATGGGCAAGAGCGTGATCCTGCTCATGCCCGAGCGCTACCGCGAACGCCACGAGGAAGGGTTCGCCAAGGCCCTGGAGGCCGGGAAAGCCCTGAAACCGAGCGCTCCTCTTGAGTGCGAGGCCGTGCGCAAGGACGGCGTGGAATTTCCCATCGAGATAACCCACTCCAGTTGGAGGCGCGGGGCGGACATCTTTTTCGCCGCATTCATCCGCGACATAACCGAGCGCAAGCGCTACGAGAAACTGCGCGAGGACGTGGAGCGCATTGTCCGGCACGATCTCAAGTCTCCGCTTTTGGGCATAGTGGGCTTTGCCAAACTGCTCATGGAGGACTCGGCCCTGCCCGAAAAGGAGCAGGAGTGGGCCAGGCTCATCTACGAATCGGGCATGCAGATGAACCATCTGCTGACCAACTCCCAGGCCATGCTGCGCATCCACGAGGGGAGTTATCGGGTGACGCCCAAGCCAGTGGATTTGGTGAAGCTGCTGGAAGATCTGGGCAAGCGCTTCGAGCCGGCCATGCGCGAGAAGGGAGTGTCCTTCACCTGCGAGATCGGCCCGGCAAAAAAAGGAGACCAGGCATGCAACCTACTTGGCGAGGAGGCCTTCCTGGACGACATGCTTTCAAACCTTATCAAGAACGCGGTGGAAGCGTCTCCCGAAGGGGAGAGGGTGGACGTGAACGTCCGCCATGAGGGTGGATACGTTATCATCGACATCCACAACAAGGGAGTGATTCCCCCGCAGGTTCGGGAGAAGTTCTTCCAGGCGTACGTCACCAGCGGCAAGGAGGGTGGCACCGGCCTTGGGGCGCACAGCGCGTTTCTTATCGCCAAGGCCCACAATGGCGAGATAAGTTTCACAACTGGGGAGCCTGATGGCACCCACATTGTGGTCCGGTTGCCCGAGGGTGGCACCCGTACCTAG
- a CDS encoding PAS domain S-box protein, with protein sequence MLERATNRRRPSPWSLNLLARMRGRLEAFRTVADFTYDWEIWLDRNGAVRYVSPSCLRVTGYSRETALKDPLFFRKVIHPDDLPGWLSAMLTSSGKDIASLDFRILRKDGVEAWIAQETTRVFGPRGRYQGLRLSLRDVTDRVKVQQDLREAREKLEERVRERTSELERSRERYRALSNYLQERIEQERTRISREIHDELGQNLTALNMGLSRLKRTAPENDHAGRQRIDALRTLVGDTVEIVRRISRELRPAILDELGFYEAVSWRARTFEESTGIAVDIVLEPRAPTFSSEVATALFRVLQEALTNVARHSGASRVQVRLGVERMVFRMLVEDDGSGISPNALNSPDSLGLIGMGERIRAIGGNMDITAHERGGTRLLVTLPKPRPQRKKR encoded by the coding sequence ATGCTTGAACGCGCGACAAATCGACGCAGGCCGTCTCCCTGGTCCTTGAACCTGCTGGCCAGGATGCGCGGGCGGCTCGAGGCCTTCCGGACGGTGGCGGATTTCACCTATGACTGGGAAATCTGGCTCGACCGAAACGGCGCGGTCCGTTACGTCTCCCCTTCCTGCCTGCGGGTGACCGGCTACTCCCGCGAAACCGCTCTTAAGGACCCGCTTTTCTTTCGAAAAGTCATTCACCCCGACGATCTTCCGGGCTGGCTATCCGCCATGCTCACAAGCAGCGGCAAGGACATCGCCTCCCTGGATTTTAGGATACTGCGCAAGGACGGGGTGGAAGCCTGGATAGCCCAGGAAACCACCCGGGTGTTCGGTCCTCGTGGGCGCTACCAGGGGTTGCGGCTCTCCCTGCGCGACGTCACGGACCGGGTGAAGGTCCAGCAGGACCTGCGCGAAGCGCGCGAGAAACTGGAAGAGCGCGTGCGGGAGCGCACCTCGGAATTGGAACGGTCCCGCGAGCGTTACCGGGCTCTTTCCAACTATCTGCAGGAACGCATCGAACAGGAGCGTACGCGCATCTCCCGGGAAATCCACGACGAACTCGGGCAAAATCTCACCGCCCTGAACATGGGGCTGTCCCGGCTGAAGCGCACCGCCCCCGAGAATGACCATGCCGGCCGGCAACGAATAGATGCGCTACGGACGCTGGTCGGAGATACCGTGGAGATCGTACGGCGTATCTCGCGCGAACTGCGCCCGGCGATACTCGACGAACTGGGCTTTTACGAAGCCGTGTCGTGGAGGGCGCGAACTTTCGAGGAATCCACCGGAATCGCGGTGGATATTGTCCTGGAGCCGAGAGCGCCCACATTCTCCTCCGAAGTGGCCACAGCCCTTTTCCGGGTTCTTCAGGAAGCCCTGACCAACGTTGCCCGCCACTCCGGAGCCTCACGGGTGCAGGTCCGGCTCGGGGTGGAACGCATGGTGTTTCGCATGCTGGTGGAGGACGATGGGTCCGGGATATCCCCGAATGCGCTCAATTCCCCGGATTCGCTCGGCCTTATCGGCATGGGGGAACGCATACGGGCCATCGGAGGGAACATGGACATCACGGCTCACGAAAGAGGCGGTACACGCCTGCTGGTGACCCTGCCAAAGCCCCGGCCGCAAAGAAAGAAGCGATGA
- a CDS encoding NAD(P)/FAD-dependent oxidoreductase, whose protein sequence is MLGYDVVIIGAGASGLFCALTAARRGLSVAVFDHNTQTGKKLKVTGGGRCNFGNTQVGPENFLSANPQFCVSALSRFKPLAFKDFLEENGLSSVEESHGQLFCREGAVKVAELLERLCREANVHFYMNARIKNIERTEEFRVTYPGGSVPGKHLVVAAGGLAWPQVGSSCFGYGVAETFGLELIEPRPALTPLNMGPGWQMGALSGISLPVRVSIGKTSFQDDMLFTHKGLSGPAILQISSYWQPGTPLTVNLTPGVSPEEVLAKARSSKSQVKTILSRLLPARLAALAAPPEFGVKQVAQLRKEETAWLVKRLSAWEITPKELAGYKKAEVTGGGVDTKAISSKTMESLTVPGLYFIGEVMDVTGHLGGYNLHWAWASGYAAAQSIKQGG, encoded by the coding sequence ATGCTTGGTTACGATGTCGTCATCATAGGTGCCGGAGCCTCCGGCCTGTTCTGCGCTCTCACCGCCGCCCGAAGGGGCCTTAGCGTCGCGGTTTTCGACCACAACACCCAGACCGGAAAAAAGCTCAAAGTCACGGGCGGAGGGCGATGCAACTTCGGCAACACCCAGGTTGGCCCTGAAAATTTTCTGTCCGCAAATCCGCAGTTCTGCGTCTCCGCCTTGAGCCGCTTCAAACCCTTGGCGTTCAAGGATTTTCTAGAAGAAAACGGGCTTTCGAGCGTGGAAGAGAGCCACGGCCAGCTCTTCTGCCGCGAGGGCGCGGTCAAGGTGGCCGAGCTTCTCGAGCGACTCTGCCGCGAGGCGAACGTGCACTTCTACATGAACGCCCGCATAAAAAACATCGAACGCACCGAAGAGTTCCGCGTCACCTACCCGGGCGGGTCTGTTCCGGGCAAACACCTGGTTGTGGCTGCCGGAGGCCTGGCCTGGCCGCAGGTCGGCTCGTCCTGCTTCGGCTACGGAGTGGCGGAGACCTTCGGTCTTGAGCTTATCGAACCGCGTCCCGCCCTCACCCCGCTGAACATGGGGCCCGGCTGGCAGATGGGGGCCCTGTCCGGTATTTCGCTTCCGGTGCGTGTGAGCATAGGCAAAACTTCCTTCCAGGACGACATGCTTTTCACCCACAAAGGATTGAGCGGTCCCGCCATACTGCAGATTTCCTCCTACTGGCAGCCCGGCACTCCCCTGACCGTGAATCTCACGCCCGGTGTTTCCCCTGAAGAAGTTCTGGCAAAAGCCAGAAGCAGCAAATCGCAGGTGAAAACCATCCTCTCCAGGCTCCTGCCCGCACGGCTCGCCGCCTTGGCGGCCCCGCCTGAGTTCGGTGTCAAGCAGGTGGCGCAGTTACGCAAGGAAGAGACCGCCTGGCTCGTCAAACGTTTGAGCGCCTGGGAAATCACCCCCAAGGAGCTTGCCGGCTACAAGAAGGCGGAAGTCACTGGTGGCGGAGTGGACACCAAGGCTATCTCTTCCAAGACCATGGAAAGCCTTACCGTGCCAGGCCTGTATTTCATTGGGGAAGTCATGGATGTCACGGGGCATTTGGGAGGCTACAATCTCCATTGGGCCTGGGCTTCAGGATATGCGGCAGCGCAATCGATCAAGCAGGGCGGGTAA
- the xth gene encoding exodeoxyribonuclease III, translated as MILYSWNVNGLRAAAGKGFHDWLESSGADVVGLQETKLQKDHEDGFLDAKGYKVRFVSSSVKKGYSGVGVYYRAEPLAVNAELPDPAFGGEGRLLHLEYPDFHFFTVYFPNGQMGPHRLEYKLGYYEAFLAHAQELRKQKPIVACGDFNTAHTELDLKNAKSNEKTSGFLPVERAWLDTFVAAGYVDTFRMFEPGGGHYSWWDYRFHARDRNVGWRIDYFFVSEELRSKVTRAWIADDVMGSDHCPVGLELAI; from the coding sequence TCCTCCGGTGCGGATGTGGTGGGACTTCAGGAGACCAAGCTCCAGAAGGACCATGAGGACGGCTTTCTTGATGCCAAGGGCTACAAAGTCCGCTTCGTCTCCAGCTCGGTGAAAAAAGGGTATTCGGGGGTCGGGGTGTACTATCGCGCCGAGCCCCTGGCCGTGAACGCTGAGTTGCCGGATCCGGCGTTTGGGGGAGAAGGCCGGCTTCTGCACCTGGAATACCCGGATTTTCACTTCTTCACCGTCTACTTTCCCAACGGCCAGATGGGCCCGCACCGTCTGGAATACAAGCTGGGCTACTACGAAGCCTTCCTGGCCCACGCCCAGGAGCTCCGCAAGCAAAAGCCCATCGTGGCCTGCGGCGACTTCAACACCGCCCACACCGAACTGGATCTGAAAAACGCCAAATCCAACGAAAAAACTTCGGGGTTTTTACCTGTGGAACGGGCCTGGCTGGATACATTCGTTGCCGCCGGGTATGTGGACACCTTCCGCATGTTCGAGCCGGGGGGCGGGCACTACTCCTGGTGGGACTACCGTTTCCACGCCAGGGACCGCAACGTGGGCTGGCGCATCGACTACTTCTTCGTGTCCGAGGAACTACGGTCCAAAGTGACCAGGGCCTGGATTGCCGACGATGTTATGGGCTCGGACCATTGCCCGGTCGGTTTGGAACTGGCGATTTAA
- a CDS encoding transporter substrate-binding domain-containing protein, whose amino-acid sequence MIRSLCLSFILMAGLALPFGAFSQTIEVVTEELPPFQMVKNGQLGGFATEIVQACFEQAGLSYTIAAYPWARAYNIALTKGNICIYSIVRTPEREDKFKWSSRIAQLRASMYAYRKDDQPAPQSLEEARKHLVAVARDDVTHQFLLSRGFVAGENIFIVNNSQEAFRAISSFNDISLTILDDLTLPYRAKDAGVPPDNLVAVFDIPELSLAQWVAFSKDTPDEVVTRFTAAFNSLKKDGTIANIKKRWNVQE is encoded by the coding sequence ATGATTCGATCCCTATGCCTTTCGTTTATCCTGATGGCAGGGCTCGCCCTTCCCTTTGGGGCGTTCTCCCAGACCATCGAGGTCGTCACCGAGGAGCTGCCGCCGTTTCAGATGGTGAAGAACGGCCAGCTTGGTGGATTCGCCACGGAAATAGTGCAGGCGTGCTTCGAACAGGCGGGGTTGAGCTACACCATCGCCGCCTACCCATGGGCGCGGGCATACAATATCGCCCTCACAAAGGGGAACATCTGCATCTACTCCATCGTGCGCACCCCGGAGAGGGAGGACAAATTCAAATGGTCCTCCCGCATCGCCCAGTTACGCGCCAGCATGTACGCTTACAGAAAGGACGACCAGCCGGCACCGCAATCCCTCGAAGAAGCCAGGAAGCATCTCGTGGCCGTGGCAAGAGACGATGTGACCCACCAGTTCCTGCTCTCGAGGGGATTTGTTGCGGGCGAAAACATCTTTATCGTGAATAATTCCCAGGAAGCATTTCGGGCCATCTCTTCATTCAACGACATATCGCTCACCATTCTTGACGATCTGACCCTTCCTTACCGCGCGAAGGATGCGGGCGTTCCCCCTGACAATTTGGTTGCGGTATTCGACATTCCAGAGCTGTCGCTCGCACAGTGGGTCGCGTTCAGCAAGGACACTCCTGACGAGGTCGTCACCCGCTTTACCGCTGCCTTCAACAGCCTTAAAAAAGACGGGACCATCGCCAACATTAAGAAGAGGTGGAACGTTCAGGAGTAG
- a CDS encoding ABC transporter permease — MTLLKSNLSLWCLALAIPLLAGAAIFAFLGADPLSAYSVMFQGSFGTWARFSEVLVKASALMLTGLAVILAARMNLWNIGCEGQLVMGAVFASGLALSLGPVLPSAVLLPILFLAGATGGAVWAAGPAWLKSRLGVSEIITTLLLNYVAIAVMEHLFFGPWRDSAGFGFPGTAMFADSAKLPRFPGTRIHPGLLFGLAGAGIMAWVLARTRWGFELTVMGLGPKAAGYAGMNAARRGMWVLMLSGAIAGLAGMAEVTAIHHRLQQGVAVGYGYDGVIVACLARLHPALAPVAAVTLAAVLVGGEYLQTKMRLPSAASLVIEATLLLSLLWLQTRKPGR; from the coding sequence ATGACATTGCTGAAATCGAATCTGTCGCTATGGTGTTTGGCGCTGGCAATCCCGCTCCTTGCCGGAGCGGCCATCTTCGCTTTCCTGGGGGCCGACCCGCTGTCCGCCTACTCGGTGATGTTCCAAGGCTCGTTCGGCACCTGGGCGAGATTCTCGGAAGTGCTGGTCAAGGCATCGGCGCTTATGCTCACCGGACTGGCCGTAATCCTGGCAGCCCGCATGAACCTTTGGAACATCGGCTGCGAGGGGCAGCTGGTCATGGGCGCGGTGTTCGCATCTGGCCTGGCCCTTTCACTTGGGCCCGTACTCCCTTCGGCGGTTCTCCTGCCCATTCTCTTTCTGGCAGGCGCCACAGGTGGCGCCGTCTGGGCGGCAGGTCCTGCCTGGCTCAAGTCCAGGCTCGGGGTGAGCGAGATAATCACCACCCTTCTTTTGAACTACGTTGCCATCGCAGTGATGGAGCACCTGTTTTTCGGCCCGTGGCGGGATTCCGCCGGATTCGGTTTTCCCGGCACGGCCATGTTCGCGGATTCCGCCAAACTGCCCCGTTTTCCGGGAACCCGGATCCATCCGGGCCTTCTCTTTGGGCTGGCGGGTGCCGGGATCATGGCCTGGGTCCTGGCCAGGACCCGCTGGGGATTCGAGCTCACCGTCATGGGGCTTGGGCCCAAGGCCGCTGGGTACGCCGGCATGAACGCCGCGCGCCGGGGCATGTGGGTGCTCATGCTGAGCGGGGCCATCGCCGGGCTTGCGGGAATGGCCGAGGTTACGGCCATCCACCACCGTCTGCAGCAGGGCGTGGCCGTGGGCTACGGCTACGACGGCGTGATTGTGGCCTGCCTGGCCAGGCTGCACCCGGCCCTGGCCCCGGTGGCCGCCGTGACCCTGGCCGCCGTTTTGGTGGGGGGAGAATACTTGCAGACAAAGATGCGTTTGCCCTCGGCGGCCAGCCTGGTCATCGAAGCGACCCTGCTGTTAAGCCTCTTGTGGCTTCAGACCAGAAAGCCCGGACGCTGA
- a CDS encoding ABC transporter ATP-binding protein: MSAALELCGITKRFGTTLANDQVCLTAHAGEIHALLGENGAGKSTLMSILSGRYHPDEGEIKLQGEPVRFSSPADALARGVGMVHQRFMLVEAFTVAENVALAAGGTAMLDLAEESKRIRELSDRFGLQAHPDRKVSELSMGERQRVEILKLLRLGAQVLIFDEPTSVLTPTEIDSFCDVLRTLRREGRTIVFITHKLEEALDLSDRISILRKGCLVARTTPAEAGGKRNLARMMVGREVIFAIDKPAVNLGREVLRTEGLTGGGEPDRPAFQDVDLCLRQGEILAVVGVAGNGQTELTEALAGLAPCFAGTVAFAGGTHKAPVWPTVSKDSLAYVPEDRHHEGSIPSLSLVHNFLLTRLSAFTRGLLLDWTGGEAATRQAIERFAIKAENPKQASGELSGGNLQKLLLARELSRKPVVLIVHQPTQGLDVGASEDVWKSLLDAREHAGVLIVTGDLTEALTLADRVAVMFGGKILGIVDVADPDQVARISPMMAGVRQ; encoded by the coding sequence GTGAGCGCTGCCCTTGAACTGTGCGGCATCACCAAGCGTTTCGGCACCACACTGGCCAACGACCAGGTGTGCCTGACTGCCCATGCAGGTGAAATCCATGCCCTCCTTGGCGAGAACGGAGCAGGCAAGTCCACGCTCATGTCCATCCTGTCAGGCCGTTACCACCCGGATGAGGGAGAAATTAAGCTCCAGGGCGAGCCGGTGCGTTTTTCGTCCCCAGCAGACGCGCTGGCCCGGGGCGTGGGCATGGTGCACCAGCGCTTCATGCTGGTGGAGGCCTTCACCGTTGCTGAGAACGTGGCCTTGGCCGCCGGCGGAACCGCCATGCTTGATCTGGCCGAAGAATCGAAACGTATCCGCGAACTCTCCGATCGATTTGGCTTGCAGGCCCATCCGGACCGCAAGGTGAGCGAACTCTCCATGGGCGAGCGTCAGCGGGTGGAGATATTGAAGCTTCTGCGTTTGGGCGCGCAGGTGCTCATCTTTGACGAGCCGACTTCGGTACTCACCCCCACGGAGATCGACAGCTTCTGCGACGTGCTGAGGACACTCCGGCGCGAAGGCCGCACCATCGTTTTTATCACCCATAAGCTGGAAGAGGCTCTGGACCTCTCAGACCGCATTTCCATCCTTCGCAAGGGGTGTCTGGTGGCGCGCACCACCCCTGCTGAAGCCGGGGGAAAACGCAACCTTGCCCGCATGATGGTGGGCCGGGAAGTCATTTTCGCCATAGACAAACCCGCTGTGAACCTCGGCCGGGAGGTTCTTCGGACAGAGGGCCTCACCGGCGGAGGAGAACCGGACCGCCCGGCCTTTCAAGACGTGGATCTCTGCCTGCGCCAGGGCGAGATTCTGGCCGTGGTCGGCGTTGCAGGAAACGGCCAGACCGAGCTTACCGAAGCCTTGGCCGGACTCGCACCATGCTTTGCAGGCACCGTTGCCTTCGCTGGAGGCACACACAAGGCTCCCGTCTGGCCAACTGTCTCAAAGGACTCTTTGGCATACGTGCCCGAGGATCGCCATCACGAGGGCAGCATCCCAAGCTTGTCGCTCGTCCACAACTTTCTGCTGACCAGGCTCTCGGCCTTCACCCGGGGGCTTCTCCTCGACTGGACAGGGGGCGAAGCCGCCACCCGCCAGGCCATCGAGCGCTTTGCCATCAAGGCCGAAAACCCGAAACAGGCCTCGGGCGAACTCTCAGGCGGCAACCTCCAGAAGCTCCTCCTGGCCAGGGAGCTCTCCCGCAAGCCCGTGGTCCTTATTGTTCACCAGCCCACCCAAGGCCTGGATGTGGGCGCGTCCGAGGATGTCTGGAAGAGCCTTCTGGACGCGAGGGAGCACGCCGGGGTGCTCATCGTCACTGGCGATCTGACCGAAGCCTTGACACTCGCCGACCGTGTGGCCGTGATGTTCGGCGGCAAGATACTGGGTATTGTCGATGTGGCCGACCCTGACCAGGTGGCGCGCATAAGCCCCATGATGGCCGGAGTGCGCCAATGA
- a CDS encoding response regulator transcription factor: protein MNRPLTILVVDDHAVVRRGTMDIITDMPGECRFVEAASVAEAEAALEAGEFGLAVLDISLPDGSGLKLLERMTRERPDMPVVVLSMHREAEYARRALALGAKGYLSKNSAPEELAEALSLVLEGETYVNPALSHQLSGSGVTRPSSSRLSRQEREVAYRLGRGETLSGVAASMGVSVKTASTYRARIMRKLGLKTTADFFRYTIEKGDFFL, encoded by the coding sequence ATGAACCGCCCCTTGACCATCCTGGTGGTGGACGATCACGCCGTGGTCCGGCGGGGGACCATGGATATTATCACGGATATGCCCGGCGAATGCCGGTTCGTGGAGGCCGCCAGCGTAGCGGAAGCCGAGGCGGCTCTCGAAGCCGGTGAGTTTGGGCTGGCGGTGCTGGATATTTCGCTTCCGGATGGAAGCGGGCTGAAGCTTCTGGAGCGCATGACCCGTGAACGCCCCGACATGCCTGTGGTGGTGCTGAGCATGCACCGCGAGGCCGAATACGCCCGCAGGGCGTTGGCCCTTGGCGCAAAGGGATATCTGAGCAAGAATTCCGCGCCCGAAGAACTGGCCGAGGCACTTTCGCTGGTGCTCGAGGGCGAAACCTATGTCAACCCCGCGTTATCGCACCAGCTGTCAGGTTCGGGCGTCACACGGCCGTCCTCTTCCAGACTCTCGCGCCAGGAAAGGGAAGTTGCTTACCGCCTCGGCCGGGGAGAAACGCTCAGCGGCGTCGCTGCGAGCATGGGCGTGAGCGTCAAGACCGCCAGCACCTACCGGGCCAGAATCATGCGCAAGCTCGGACTCAAGACCACTGCGGATTTCTTCCGCTACACCATCGAAAAAGGTGACTTCTTCCTCTAG